Below is a window of Pedobacter africanus DNA.
ATCAGCTGGATAAACGTAAATACAGATCCCGATACCTGGCGGTTGGAGAAAGACCTGCTGATCTGTACCGGTAAACCCATCGGTGTCATGCGGTCTGAAAAGCTTTACGAGAATTTCATCCTCGAAGTAGAGTGGAAACACATGGAGGTCGGTGGCAATTCAGGTGTATTTGTGTGGAGTGATGCCAAACCGGGTGAAAAGAACCGCCTGCCGGGCGGTGTAGAAGTGCAGATGCTGGAGCTGGACTGGGTAAAGCTGAATGCCAGGGATGGTGTGGAGCAACCGATTGCCTATGTACATGGTGAACTGTTTGGGGTTGGGGGCGTAACAACGGTTCCTGATAACGCAAGGGGAGAACGCAGTAAATCTGTAGAGAACCGCTGCAAGGGCAGGGGCGAGTGGAACAGTTACCGTGTGATTTGTGTAGATGGAACGATTAAACTATCAGTAAATGGCAAATTTGTAAACGGGATCAGCAGGTCGTCCGTAAAAAAGGGCTATTTGTGCCTGGAATCGGAAGGTGCTGAGATTCATTTCCGGAACTTAAGAATTACACAGCTGTAAAAAAATACAATCGCTCAGGATAAAACGAAAGTATGACTGAAAGAAATTGTTGTTTATTGCCTTTTTTCTGAAAAATTTTCGGAAATAAAGAGGTGTATTGTTATTATAACTTGTATTAAAGAGTTTTACTGAAAATTATTTAATACAAAAATGTTAGCTGAAAATCTGGAGCAGGCTTGTTTATCGCCAGACCTGAACAACAAATTTCAACACCTGTGGCACCTTGTTGGGAACACCCCAATGCTGGAGCTGCAATATACCTATAAGGGAAAAGCAGGGAAAGTTTATGTGAAGTGTGAGCACTACAACCTTACAGGAAGTGTGAAAGACAGAATGGCTTTGAACATTATGTATCATGCCTATAAATCGTGTGCCATAAAACCTGGTGATACCATTATTGAAGCTACAAGCGGTAATACAGGTATTGCATTTGCCGCTATTGGCAGGGCCCTGGGGCATCCGGTTAAAATTATTATGCCCAATTGGTTAAGCAAAGAACGTATTGACATCATCAGGAGTATGGGCGCCGAAGTGATCCTGATCAGTAAAGAACAGGGCGGCTTTTTAGGCAG
It encodes the following:
- a CDS encoding 3-keto-disaccharide hydrolase codes for the protein MFIVKGMAVAFLQVLLYVVTAYAQLKPIQFGQETELPGTAGKTKKQSISWINVNTDPDTWRLEKDLLICTGKPIGVMRSEKLYENFILEVEWKHMEVGGNSGVFVWSDAKPGEKNRLPGGVEVQMLELDWVKLNARDGVEQPIAYVHGELFGVGGVTTVPDNARGERSKSVENRCKGRGEWNSYRVICVDGTIKLSVNGKFVNGISRSSVKKGYLCLESEGAEIHFRNLRITQL